The genomic interval cacacacacacacacacaaacacacacggaCGCACGTATTTCATTAGTTTTACCTTAAAGTAGTAAGTGagtacgttatttttttttattgcctaTTAGTAGATTTATACATTTGTAAGGCTAGGAGGAAGTTGCGAGTCATTTCCCAGCACAAgtcaatttattttacttactgggaagcTATTAGGAACATGTCAGATGCATTGAAATATTTCGCGTTTGCGACATGAAAATTGAATAACAACGTATCCCAATCGGGGTGGTCAgagtatccacgcttcaccgagctttctgttagaccaacgtgataggtggtgagccttatcgccgtctgtaatggtcgacccaactgtGTGAACGAGTGATAAACTACACTGaagataaatcaataaatacattaataaatCATTCGTCCGGCACAAATCCGGTAAATACCGAGGATGAACTGGCGCTCTCCGAAAAAACCCGATGAAAATTAAAAAGCTACAAAAAATCACTTCAACATCACAAGCCATTTTATGGGCATTATGCTTCTTAGGACTTCTGCTAAGTTGCCTTCTGATTTATCTACTTGTGACTTTGCCCGGGCATCACGGGCGTGGGTTTATGcatgtacttatatatatattattaaaattggtcTCAACCAAATGCTTACGGCAGCCCTAAGTCCCACTCCGCTCCAAGTATACAGGTTCGCTTCCTGCCCGGCAACTTTCAGTTTCTACGTCTATGCAACAGCTGTATAGCGCGGTTATGCAGTGTTACGCACCGCAAGCGATGCGTGGATGAGCAAACTATGCACTAATGAATGAACGAATCGTTTAGTAGGTGCTCATTATTTCTGTTTTGCCAGGTTTCCtttagaaaataattgttgGGTTACTGTTTATCAGAAAaagagtaagtaagtacatctaCCAACACCTCCATAGTGttcaaattaaaagttataCCTACCTTACGGCAGTCCTAGAAAAGCGCgggaaaagttttatttttcaactCATAATAAATCGTTATTTGACAGCCGGTTACAACTAAGTATAAATTGCGTATCCGTAGCTCTTTTACCTAGGTGCAAaatctaattaattaatatgtgTTATAGTGTCAGTTAAtttcagtaataaaataaagaagaaaacttgaagaataaatattcaGTCAATGACAGTTAAATCAATAAGCGCGCGCAATGCGCAAGGAGCCTGTTTTGAATTCTACATTTTAGTTAGTTCCGGTCCCCGCCATTCCCTTGCGCCTTTCCCCTTTCCCGTATCCATCGAAACGTCAAAATCAAAAAAGTATAAACAAAAACtgattttcataattttgtaCAAAATGGCAAACATAAATTCCAGTTTGGCTTATGAAATATTATTGTAtcttaatagtttttatttgttaatgttttttgtttgtgaAGTGGCTATGGGCATCTTGAAAGCTATAAACGTGACTTATCCAGAAAATGCATTAGTTACAGAAGGAGGTATTTTCCTAGCACTTTGTTTGGTGGAAGTCGTCCGTATATTCTTGGGAAGGCGAGGAAACTTGGCTAGCAAGAGTAAGTGAAGTGACATTGTGGTGACTTGTTCTTTCCTTCCTGTTTGgctaaaacattttctttattttttatggtgTCTTTTTAGTGATGTTTGTGAAAGTTAAAATCTtaaaatcatatatttttttaaacttgttatctttttaaaaagtatgtaatttttatcattacctttttattttacttgttaACAATCGTAGCAGCGCAAATTTCTATTTATTTGCCCTTAGGCtttttatgaggagctcggtggcgcagcggttaacgcgctcggtctgcgattgttgaagttaagcaactttcgcaaaggccggtcataggatgggtgaccacaaaaaaaaaaaagttttcatctcgaactcctccgtgcttcggaaggcacgttaagccgttggtcccggctgcattagcagtcgttaataaccatcaatccgcactgggcccgcgtggtggtttaaggcccgatctccctatccatccatagggaaggcccgtgccccagcagtggggacgttaatgggctggtgatgatgaggttttttataaataataataaaattttccaTTGCAGAACTACCAGTATTCCTCTCCGTAGTCCTCACTATTCCGTCTGCCATTGGAGTGTGCTACTTCCTAATCTACCAGACATACATTCTACGGTTGGAATACATTTGGTGTGCAGTGATGCTTATGTTCCACGCACTAGAGCTTGGCTTTGCCATCCTCTTCATCCTTACTGTTTGTAAGAACCAACAGTATGAATAGAATAAAGCCAAATCTTCAGTGCCAACGAGATACTGATGCCAAACATAGACTGATTGATTATATAGGTGGAAAGTTAAGAGTGTTGTTTATAAATGAGGAAACATTATTAGATGTAGGTACCCACTATGTGACAATGTGATGCCAGTAATGTTACCTAATTAGCACAATAATAGCTTTTAAGATGATAACTACTATAATTAATAGTTAAAACTGTTAGTTTAGAATAGTTCAATATGTTGTTGTAACTATTCAATTACTACTTAGATACTATTTAAAGCCTAAATTTTACTAACTAGGAATAGATAACCCTTGTAAATGTAAGAATAATAGTTTTTCAATTTAATATGGTATTCTGTGtcttaatgaataaagtatacTGTTCCAAAATATCTGCTGTAagcagaaattaaaataatgtataaaattCAACTTTTATTTAACTAAATATATCTATACTACATAAATCATAACTTATTTGCTAGGGGGTGTAATATGGTCTGGGATCTTCTGGCATTCAACTTTGGTCACTTTCAATGCACATCCCTCCGGAAGATTTCGTTCTATGTACTCCAAATATGTATCGGCTGTGGAACCGGTTAGTCTTTGTAAATGTATGAATCTAAAGTATGTACGGATTTCGTACTGGACTTTATGTTTTTTGTAGATGTGTACACAACGGAGCAGGGTGTGTCGTTCTTTCTCAGCTTTTCTGAGTGCCCAACTGTAACGAAACAATAAATTCTTGTCAATTATGCTTATTAAGGTTTATCATAAAATCTAGAAAATTACCATAAAACAAATTTAACATAAAAATGCTGGGAATACAGTACCTACCAAAGGACATTGTACCtacttttgttatattttttatacaaacctTTTCGTAACTTCGATCCCCAAATTCGCTGCGGCTGCGACACAAAACCACGAGTAACTCAACAAAACAGCTGGATCTATGCCCCTCATCTCCAATTCTACCCTTTTATACAGCTTGTCCAACTCAACAGCTGCTGGTGGAGCTACATTTTCCACTGGTTTTATTGGAGTAACTGTGGCGGTCGCAAGGGgtcttataaaattctgattggTAAGTAAGGTGCTTCGGACGACTGGGGCCGAGCGCCAGATACTCTGaaaggttagaataaaaagttattttatataataatatgctaaaACAATGGAAGTACTGAGCATTTGTATATACAAGCTGCACAATAAATAATGGGCAGCAAAATACagcttcaaataaaaataacaaacctAACATAACCTCACCTTAACTATGTTCATCTTGCAGATTTATTGCAATTGGATCAATTTGTCGTTTGATTCTGATACTCTGGCAGAGAAATATACTGGCGTGTAAATACAAATAgtttaattataaacataaatcCCCATTCCGCAGCCACTAAAACCAACCTACAAATCTGACAAGAATGACATTTGCGTTTTCGTTTTTAAAATCagtattaattttgtaaaagattttttttattttaatttttgaacgATTGCGTAattgtcaaataaatatttcgaataTCAATACCTACAGTTTATAggtgttattttatttggttttaGAGGGATTTAGCATTTACATAGCATAATATAAACTGATGTATTATATACGAACAGAGCACTTCCGACTTCTAAAATGGTATCATCATGGGTGCTGTTAAACCTCTTGCACTGTAAACGATTCAATCGGAGGAGATCTTCGAAGTGCAATTCCAAGTGTGGTAAAGAAGATGAGGACCAGGGTGCATCTAGAGATGATGTCTCAAGGTCGTTAAGTTTGAAGACTGAAGACGAACAATGTGAATATGATCAAACTCTCTGTAGAGTTTGCCTCAAAGAAGGTAGTATACCAATCTTCGAAAGTGGAGATTTATCTACCGATTTAAACACTATCGCTGGAATAGAAGTAAGTTTTGATGATACACATCCTAAGAATTTATGCGAGTCCTGTAATGCTTTGCTGCAAGGGGCTATATTGTTTAGAAAGACTGCCCAACAGTCTGATGGTTTATTAAAACAGCCTAGACAGAATCCACCGAAACCAGAACCAAATAATGGTAATGGTAACTTTACTGACACTGAAGAAGATGTAGAAAATTCCACAGAAGACCCTGCTTTTAATTTTGGGGAGgaagaagatgaagaagaggaagaacgaaaaataaaattagaaaatgaaCCGGACAGATTTCATTGCAAAAAATGTACTCTGGATTTTAATACTTATGAAGAATATAAAGAACACAGATTGTCTAAGGAGCATGAAAACTTGAGAAAGAACTGTCCAATTTGCAATAAGAGCTACCAAGCAACATACTTGAAACGTCACATTTTGATCCACAATATGGACTATCAATACATTTGTGACATTTGTGGTAAGAAATTCACAATACATGGGCAGTTCAACAGACATAGGGTAACACATTTCATTGGCGATTTGCCATTCAAATGTTCTTTATGTCCTTACAGAGGACGCTTTAGGGAATCATTGAAGACCCATATGAGAGTACACACAGGTGACAAGCCACATCAATGCCCACACTGTCCGTCACGGTTCTTTACAAACAAAAGCAAtcttaataaacatttattcacACATAAGGCACAACACGATTTCAAATGCGGTCAATGTCAACATGGGTTTTATAATAAAAGGGATTTGGAAATTCATTACAAAGTGGTTCATATTGGAATAAAAGACCATGTTTGTAATCTTTGTGGGAAAGCTTTTGGGTACCGAAAGCAGATGATGAAACATCAATTGAAAGTCCACAAGAGAGATAAGCTAAGGAGTGGACGAGTGCCGTTATATCTCCAGCTGGAAAAGAAAATGCTAGAAGGAAAAGAGACTTGAAAATTGTTTATGATTATTCTCTGTAGAATAATCTTTAACATGTGATTGCCTTGAGCTTAAGTGATATACACTACAGAACACGCTTCCAGTTACTAGATAACTAAAAAGGagcaactaaaaataaaatcataataacTGCTTATGGTCTGCTGATCAGCTACCAGtcatgatcataattatattattatgtttaggcacaaaaattaaaaaaatacttgattCAAGCATTCAGGTCAGTTAAATCTGATGTATGATCAGgcgacatttttttaaattttgagaTTGTTTCTACATTGTAAATTATATGCTGcaaaaacaataaagtactgtctttaaaaattattatccatttttattatgttttattggtCTACCTCCAAACCTCTTTGCGTTCCaaagattataaaaaataaaaagtttcaattttgaatttcgaaacaACACTGTCACTGGCAATGTCCAGATATAAGAATTgtgtcaaaaatatttaaagttcgTTACTATGATTTTTAGAGCGATTCGAAAGTAAACAGCCATAAGGAAATATGGCGAACGAGGCAGAGGAAACTGTGCGTAAACTAGCAACCCATAAGGGTGTTTCTGGCGTGATAATCATCAATGGAGAAGGTATACCCATCAAGAGTACCTTGGAAAACCATGTCTCAGTTCAATATGCCGGACTCATGTCTTCGCTAGTCGACAAAGCTAAAGCGGTGGTCCGCGATTTGGATCCTACGAATGACTTGACGTTTCTAAGGATTAGAAGCAAGAAGAGCGAGGTTATGGTAGCTCCTGATAAAGAATTCATTCTCATAGTGGTCCAAAACCCTGTCGAATGACGAAGGCTTCTGGCGTTTTGGGCCAAAGTTTATCTTATTAGAAAAAATTTAGACTTTTTTGTGAAGTGAGAATAGtgatttattttcatctgttgAAGGTCGTATTCGTTTTCTGTTTTAGTTAATGTTGTAAATTTACGATTATGGTTGTGGAATTAAAcacgtaatattattttaaaggtttattttACTAAATCACACGGGTTACGTCTTGCGTATATTTAGGAATGTTTTAATACAGGCCGTTGTAGGGCCTCCAGCCTCCGCGGCCACCTCTACCGCCTCTGAAGCCTCCTCGGTTTCCGCCTCTTCCGAAACCGCCTCCGTTGTTGTATCCCCCAGAATCACCGtagccgccgcgcccgccgccagagccgccgcgcccgccgccagaGCCGCCGCGGTTGCCTCGGAAGCCGCCGTAGCCACCAgagttgccgccaaagccgcccgAGCTGCCATAGCCGCCTCCGAAGCCGCCGCCGCCCCTCGGGCCGCTGGTGCCCCAGCCGCGGCCCGTGCCTCGTTTAGGCCCGTCCGGCCTGAACGAAGGCGTGCTTGTTTCCCGCTGTATGTTGTAGTCTCCCGCGTCGATCACGCACAGCGCTTTGACGCAGTTTATTACCTGTGAAAACAAATtaagttacatacataacatactttATATCTAACACTAACGAAaagcttttttttctatttgacgtACATATTTCTGAATTTTATCAAGATAAGCGTCCGACATCAGTCcgttattctatgacgtcacagtgtgcttttcacacaaattccatagcaatttcgtgttttgacgtttagtaaaaagtaactgatttaactagtgggcttttcggcgggaaacgggaacgggacagttgctttcttcattgagtaatctaaataattaatacgaagtggtgttttgtggttaatgatcgcattaagttagtcggaagacattcgcgagtgttattatattggagtattcaatgaacaaagtgtatctgcctattttcgcttcataactcaaaagtttatgcggacttttgagttaattcgtttggggttcggagtaggagtctactccgagggtgggggcttaggtttcatcatcatcacctttcatcatttcattaatcatcaagaaaaaaaatacgtcagacatggctgtatgggcatagttccctttgccttacccttcgggaaaaccaaaacaaaaaaaaaatgatttaactagttggaaactagcctcgGCTATATGTATTATGAAGATAAAGATCACCTTCTGTTCAGCTGGAGAGAAGTGCAAAGCAGCGGCGGGCTCCTCGGCAGCTCGTTTGACAATTTCTTCGATGGCGGGTCGTAGTGCCGTGATCATTGCGGCGACCCGCGGAGACATGTCGAAGTTCAACCAGTTGTCTAGCCGAATTACGTTGTCTACCTGTAAATTAATGGTAGAGCATTAATGAGGGGCTTTACAGGCTACGCATTctccaaaaacaataaattatggaGATGTTTCCGTACTTTGGAAGGCATGTTGAgtccttggtcccggttactactttagGATCGTGCTCGTCTTAGACCGGGATGGCGCCGCACCGTTCACAA from Pectinophora gossypiella chromosome 22, ilPecGoss1.1, whole genome shotgun sequence carries:
- the LOC126377256 gene encoding dynein light chain roadblock-type 2-like; protein product: MANEAEETVRKLATHKGVSGVIIINGEGIPIKSTLENHVSVQYAGLMSSLVDKAKAVVRDLDPTNDLTFLRIRSKKSEVMVAPDKEFILIVVQNPVE
- the LOC126377127 gene encoding zinc finger protein 652-like, whose amino-acid sequence is MVSSWVLLNLLHCKRFNRRRSSKCNSKCGKEDEDQGASRDDVSRSLSLKTEDEQCEYDQTLCRVCLKEGSIPIFESGDLSTDLNTIAGIEVSFDDTHPKNLCESCNALLQGAILFRKTAQQSDGLLKQPRQNPPKPEPNNGNGNFTDTEEDVENSTEDPAFNFGEEEDEEEEERKIKLENEPDRFHCKKCTLDFNTYEEYKEHRLSKEHENLRKNCPICNKSYQATYLKRHILIHNMDYQYICDICGKKFTIHGQFNRHRVTHFIGDLPFKCSLCPYRGRFRESLKTHMRVHTGDKPHQCPHCPSRFFTNKSNLNKHLFTHKAQHDFKCGQCQHGFYNKRDLEIHYKVVHIGIKDHVCNLCGKAFGYRKQMMKHQLKVHKRDKLRSGRVPLYLQLEKKMLEGKET
- the LOC126377267 gene encoding transmembrane protein 216-like, which encodes MANINSSLAYEILLYLNSFYLLMFFVCEVAMGILKAINVTYPENALVTEGGIFLALCLVEVVRIFLGRRGNLASKKLPVFLSVVLTIPSAIGVCYFLIYQTYILRLEYIWCAVMLMFHALELGFAILFILTVCKNQQYE
- the LOC126377232 gene encoding 28S ribosomal protein S10, mitochondrial; amino-acid sequence: MNIVKSIWRSAPVVRSTLLTNQNFIRPLATATVTPIKPVENVAPPAAVELDKLYKRVELEMRGIDPAVLLSYSWFCVAAAANLGIEVTKSWALRKAEKERHTLLRCVHIYKKHKVQYEIRTYFRFIHLQRLTGSTADTYLEYIERNLPEGCALKVTKVECQKIPDHITPPSK